The Alphaproteobacteria bacterium US3C007 genomic interval GCAGCGGGTTAAACTCGAGACTGTCTTCATCTTCATTGCGACCTGCGGATTCTGGTTCATCAAAATTCACAAAGATCGACAATTGATCCTGCATAATACGCGCAGCATAGGCCACCGCATCATCCGGCGTCAAAGAGCCATCTGTTTCAACTTTTAAGGTCAATTTATCATAATCAAGCACTTGGCCCTCACGGGTTGGCTGCACATCATATGATACTTTTTTGATCGGCGAATAAATCGCATCGATAGGGATAAGGCCGATCGGTGCATCTTCCATTTTATTTTTATCGGCAGAGACATAGCCTTTGCCGGTGTTCACCGTCAGCTCCATAAACAAGTCTGCCCCATCATCTAAATGACAGATCACATGCGACTTGTTCAAGATTTCGATACCTGCGCTGTCAGAAATATCGGCAGCGGTGACTACACCGGGGCCTTTTGCACTGATCGACAGGCGCTTGGGCCCTTCAACTTCCATCTTCAAGGCCACGCCTTTGAGGTTCAACACGATATCGGTTACGTCTTCGCGCACACCGGCAACCGAAGAAAACTCATGCAGCACGTTATCGATTTGTACGCTTGAAATCGCAGCACCTTGCAGCGAGCTCATCAAAACACGGCGCAACGCGTTGCCCAATGTCAATCCAAAACCGCGTTCCAATGGTTCTGCAACCACTGTGGCCACGCGCGCCGGATCGTTTCCTGGTTTAATCTCTAATTGTGCGGGTTTGATTAATTCAGCCCAATTTTTATGGATCATGCGTCCCTCCATTCTTGCAACTGCCCCATGACCAAATAGCCAGTCGCGCCCGAGGTTAAAATCACGAAGAGAGGGCTGCCTGCGGGCACCCCTCTTTCAAACGTAGCGCGGGTTTATACCCGGCGGCGCTTTGGTGGGCGACAGCCGTTATGGGCCATCGGTGTCACATCGCGAATGGATGTGATGTTAAACCCAACGGCGGCCAAAGCACGCAACGCGCTTTCTCTGCCAGAGCCGGGCCCTTGCACTTCGACCTCAAGCGTTTTCACGCCATGATCCTGTGCTTTGCGCCCTGCATCTTCAGCGGCCATCTGCGCTGCATATGGTGTTGACTTGCGCGAACCTTTAAAGCCCATCGTACCAGCCGAAGACCACGCGATCGCGTTGCCTTGCACGTCAGAAATGAGGATTTTAGTATTGTTAAATGAAGAGTTCACATGCGCAACACCGGCTGCGATATTCTTGGAAACCTTCTTCTTGCCTGCACGGCGAGTATCTCGTGCCATAATCTGTGCCCTTTCCTATTTCTTCTTGCCAGCGATGGCTTTGGCAGGGCCCTTCCGGGTGCGTGCATTGGTATGCGTACGCTGTCCACGAACCGGCAGGTTACGACGATGGCGTAGGCCACGATAACAACCAAGATCCATCAAACGTTTGATGTTCATCTGTGTTTCGCGGCGCAGATCGCCTTCAACCGAATAATTGGCGTCAATATGCTCGCGCACTGACAGTACTTCGGAATCGCTTAATTCATTTACGCGACGCGTTTCATCAATCTTGACGGCTTCGCAAATGGCTTTGGCCGAAGATAGGCCAATTCCGGTGATATAGGTAAGGGCGACTGGAACCCGCTTATGCGTCGGGATGTTTACGCCGGCGATACGTGCCACGTTATATTTCCTTTTCGTTGCGGTTCCGTAATCCCGGAACCTTTTTTCACAACGTCCGATCACCCACCTTGGCCGGGATCGAAGCTGTCTCAGGTAATCTTGCACATAGAAACGTTTATCTGCAAAACTCGTTCAGTTCAGAAGTATCAGCCATTAAGAGGATTCAAAGACCCCGTCAAGCCCAAACCTTTGATCAATTCAAGATGTTGGCGATTTCAGATTGCACCTTATCAATGCTGGCAAGACCATCCACCGATACAAGCTTATCATGGGCAAAATAATATCCAAGAAGAGGCGATGTCTTCTTGTAATATTCCATCAAACGTTGACGCAGGCTTTCCGCGTTATCATCCGCGCGGCGGCTAAACTCGGTGCCGCCACAATTGACACATTTTCCATCGGCAGGCTGAGGTTTGGTGATGTCGTGATACACTTCACCGCAGGACGCGCATGTGGAGCGCCCCGTGATACGCGCCACAAGAGCCGCATCATCCACTTTCATCTCGATAACCGATGCTAATGATTGGCCACATTCTTTCAATAGGACATCCAGCGCCACCGCCTGCCCCAACGTCCGGGGAAATCCGTCAAAAATAAAACCGCCGGCATTTGCCTCTGACAGTTTTTCACGGATCAAACCGATCACAATGTCATCCGTGACCAAATCCCCGCGCGCCATCACCTCTGCCACTTTTAGGCCCATCTCGCTGCCACTGCTTTTGGCATCGCGCAACATATCACCAGTCGACAGCTGTACCATGTCACGGGTGTCAACGAGATGTCGCGCCTGCGTTCCTTTTCCGGCGCCGGGCGGGCCTAACAGAATAATATTCATCGACGTGCAGGTCCTTTTTTCCGACGCGCCTTTCCTTTACCACGCAATTGCGATTTCTGGATAAGGCTTTCATACTGATGAGCAAGCAAATGCGATTGAACTTGCTGAATCGTATCCATTGTCACCGACACCACGATCAAAACCGAGGTGCCACCAAAATAAAACGGAATGGCAAGTTGGCCGCGCAGAATCTCAGGTAAAAGGCACACCGCTGCAAGATAAGCTGACCCCAAGACCAGCACGCGGTTCACCACATATTCAAGATGCTCAGCCGTTTTTTGCCCTGGGCGAATACCGGGAATAAAGCCGTTCTGGTTCTTTAGATTATCGGCCACATCGTCCGGCTTGAAGGACACATTGAACGTGTAGAAATACGCAAAAAACACGATCATAGCTGTGAAAAAGGCCAGATAGAGTGGCTGGCCGGGGCCGAAATATGCCAAAATGGTCGACATAACCGGGCCGGTTTGCGACCCCGAAAACGTACTGACAGTGGTGGGCAAAAGCAGCAATGAACTGGCAAAGATCGCCGGGATCACGCCGGCCGGGTTCACTTTTACAGGCAGGTGCGAATTCTGACCTTCCATCACCTTCATGCCAACTTGGCGCCGCGGATATTGGATGATGATTTTGCGCAGAGCGCGCTCCATAAACACCACGAAGGCGATTGTCGCGATCACCATCACAATCACACCAACAATAACCGCTGGGCTGATCGCGCCAGAGCGCCCAGACGCAAAGAATTGCGCCAAAGCAGAGGG includes:
- a CDS encoding DNA-directed RNA polymerase subunit alpha, translated to MIHKNWAELIKPAQLEIKPGNDPARVATVVAEPLERGFGLTLGNALRRVLMSSLQGAAISSVQIDNVLHEFSSVAGVREDVTDIVLNLKGVALKMEVEGPKRLSISAKGPGVVTAADISDSAGIEILNKSHVICHLDDGADLFMELTVNTGKGYVSADKNKMEDAPIGLIPIDAIYSPIKKVSYDVQPTREGQVLDYDKLTLKVETDGSLTPDDAVAYAARIMQDQLSIFVNFDEPESAGRNEDEDSLEFNPLLLKKVDELELSVRSANCLKNDNIVYIGDLIQKTEAEMLRTPNFGRKSLNEIKEVLSGMGLHLGMDVEDWPPDNIEDLAKKFEDNF
- the rpsK gene encoding 30S ribosomal protein S11, which produces MARDTRRAGKKKVSKNIAAGVAHVNSSFNNTKILISDVQGNAIAWSSAGTMGFKGSRKSTPYAAQMAAEDAGRKAQDHGVKTLEVEVQGPGSGRESALRALAAVGFNITSIRDVTPMAHNGCRPPKRRRV
- the rpsM gene encoding 30S ribosomal protein S13, which produces MARIAGVNIPTHKRVPVALTYITGIGLSSAKAICEAVKIDETRRVNELSDSEVLSVREHIDANYSVEGDLRRETQMNIKRLMDLGCYRGLRHRRNLPVRGQRTHTNARTRKGPAKAIAGKKK
- a CDS encoding adenylate kinase, whose translation is MNIILLGPPGAGKGTQARHLVDTRDMVQLSTGDMLRDAKSSGSEMGLKVAEVMARGDLVTDDIVIGLIREKLSEANAGGFIFDGFPRTLGQAVALDVLLKECGQSLASVIEMKVDDAALVARITGRSTCASCGEVYHDITKPQPADGKCVNCGGTEFSRRADDNAESLRQRLMEYYKKTSPLLGYYFAHDKLVSVDGLASIDKVQSEIANILN
- the secY gene encoding preprotein translocase subunit SecY, coding for MVSAVEQMAANTSWAALGKATDLRNRILFTLGLLVVYRLGTFIPVPGIDGAALREFMEQAQGGIGGMLTMFTGGALGRMGIFALGIMPYISASIIVQLMTSMVPQLEQLKKEGEQGRKKINQYTRYGTVFLATLQAYGLAASLEAGDLVTDPGMFFRVSCLITLVGGTMFLMWLGEQITARGIGNGISLIIFVGIIAEIPSALAQFFASGRSGAISPAVIVGVIVMVIATIAFVVFMERALRKIIIQYPRRQVGMKVMEGQNSHLPVKVNPAGVIPAIFASSLLLLPTTVSTFSGSQTGPVMSTILAYFGPGQPLYLAFFTAMIVFFAYFYTFNVSFKPDDVADNLKNQNGFIPGIRPGQKTAEHLEYVVNRVLVLGSAYLAAVCLLPEILRGQLAIPFYFGGTSVLIVVSVTMDTIQQVQSHLLAHQYESLIQKSQLRGKGKARRKKGPARR